The following are encoded together in the Tripterygium wilfordii isolate XIE 37 chromosome 3, ASM1340144v1, whole genome shotgun sequence genome:
- the LOC119985508 gene encoding uncharacterized protein LOC119985508 gives MALEWVVLGYAAAAEAIMVLLLTIPGLDGLRRGLTAVTRNLLKPFLSVVPFCLFLLMDIYWKYETRPSCEGDSCTPSEHLRHQKSIMKSQRNALLIASALIFYWLLYSITNLVVRIEQLNQRVERLKNRD, from the coding sequence ATGGCTCTCGAGTGGGTTGTTCTAGGTTACGCCGCGGCCGCAGAGGCCATCATGGTCCTCCTCCTCACGATCCCTGGCCTCGACGGCCTCCGGAGGGGCCTCACAGCTGTTACTCGTAACCTCCTCAAGCCGTTCCTTTCGGTGGTGCCGTTCTGTTTGTTTCTTCTCATGGACATCTATTGGAAGTACGAGACGCGGCCGAGCTGCGAGGGTGACTCCTGCACTCCTTCAGAGCATCTCCGCCACCAGAAGTCAATCATGAAAAGCCAGCGTAACGCGTTACTGATCGCCTCCGCTTTGATTTTCTACTGGCTCTTGTATTCAATTACTAATCTGGTGGTCAGGATCGAGCAGCTAAATCAGCGCGTGGAGAGGCTTAAAAATCGGGACTAG